The following proteins are co-located in the Microplitis demolitor isolate Queensland-Clemson2020A chromosome 5, iyMicDemo2.1a, whole genome shotgun sequence genome:
- the LOC103575845 gene encoding uncharacterized protein LOC103575845 isoform X2 — MSNSLDSFLTRIGDVTIERVTPRGNSRSSDRGDCFNDSSKPSVSNLNSRSLSDRDSEETGGESDGEQEKKNEPMAPDDLDEIHSEGSGDDMDLDETIDTEIGVRMDSERQNSESSCQDDDVEAVNILDTLPLEGAPIEGQEVTEADLLGKSLMKDDDIESMDNDNIQSETQSGDEEDDEGSKRRGEDTSDSDPVKKKQKKDDSSDDPECELKSEKKLANMRRNIREVMDETQLDEATLAAQRQEMERLRRVQEQQKIIREVQRQIAINRHNNKNQSRVISLLQGKNNDISTSIPESSSSSSSQVKLPSTVLLKVNSNSGSGAQMSSGGSAGQSSRRPMESSRWPKGGRGGYQGMQTSISRLSNRSSPGQTVLQQRIRMMTPSVSISPVVPKKEPCDRSYYYSDSDVSEAEIDDTGYDKELHSLHKISSTPKPQKPAKGKDVVTISSSSESSDDDCIVLSDPSGGEETDNEDDPSNSGMHTNDRYNVPDEHGRVLVNVGHPDTEPDVFLAPQVARVIKPHQIGGIRFLFDNIVESIERYNGSSGFGCILAHSMGLGKTLQVASFCDIFFRCTPAKTVLCIMPINTLQNWLAEFNMWLPYEDPNAVKSDVLSNNQKSESSGVDVKHEVKEENSNQTDISSTVSSRPISTESAHRSVSDSSSQMPMMMTGNSFGNSTYDSHNISTNYYHNDPVNKTGANLNTPNHPSYGNTPPNPIYSMNLGQIDNSTPMKKETDCHNSSNTTPGSNTSYVIDNNSQSSSNIHGQVENLMQGPLFPGVDSSHNPSMSSMINNEAPQVPGYSDYQNMQNNQFYGNNSQSPVPMKEEIKTEFMHEHEVKIKEEPKEATTKEESMSSNKEEANDDKKSTPKVSTPFSVDASVGMEIRPRHFKLHILNDSHKNMAARARVIQDWQKNGGVLLIGYELYRQLSLKKPNKGKRKRGQPLKDTIDIEEEDKNKGLLDDMHAALVNPGPDLVICDEGHRIKNSHASISMALKQMRTKRRIVLTGYPLQNNLLEYWCMVDFVRPNYLGSKSEFCNMFERPIQNGQCIDSTPQDIRLMRYRAHVLHALLEGFVQRRSHSVLQVSLPRKEEYIFLVRMTPFQRKLYDTFMNQVLKTRAVPNPLKAFAVCCKIWNHPDILFHFLRKRQANEEDDLDLEETMAEKANSGGKRTKARQTKGESKRGKKVNATIKNKPAASVPPNSSLSSTSNETATLDNSQSDTKDNYHNFSQQNINSNFTNPGQQNSYSQNYQNFRPNSQNNYYRNDQSSGEYNNYYNNQGQQGFPNQAPSFQSYQSNNLNYNQTPNFSQNQPQVFNPRNEQTNTNNNNNNNSNNNNSNSNSSNNNNNSNSGNNNSNNNNNNNNNSNNNVNNNNNTQKYPLHQSNSDFNNDQSNTNNYGVFPRHPYGFQEQNRNYPQNLNQSFPQNTGQPPNYKNSVSNQSANMTIPDYSYGQPNQSQNYLPGAAANNTPQIYTQNQSENQSIQNQPVGYSSNQQNPTTSQPLPSQTGYIGNQGGHVNQQNPNPLIPNTGHGYPPPGRMNPSTHSTQNPPQGNTLNQMTSNLPNHTQPLYPSNSINSSNQPTSSAMPPNQPHGYITSQQQNQTHGYQASPQQNQYTTQQGPASYPPNQQPPGPIPPAQTHSFPTSADQRSPSKQGYPPNHIVPAGTQGNSYPPLPQQCQMPPSVNQSHIYSTNQQAQLSSTQNQSHRYSSSSQNPGSLPPNQPMGYTNPGKHSTGPPSIGQEDQQNLTDNYHVNQTQQQNPEITNYPTDSNNQNQYKKQGDNYPWQGSYSQSIRQDQCNNQYFRDSNPNRYDNNYFPSQQNYDQNSSYDYSAGNSGNVNIPTNKDGITQSGLMGRNQKINSGYEKNPKDAGTINAGIQNQPQSQNINSNTNYTGSNDGSNISKQNMNPFQGVNNNCHNSFESIKEEDKDKDEISQLDKDKEDKSDDEILAKDEEKDPKNSPVGKEDVGIPYEWATELMKGYVPGLIDASAKMTLFFCILEEAILIGDRVLAFSQSLFTLNLIEDFLARNNFKYADGQTDAWVRNVNYYRLDGSTSALEREKLINEFNQNPKIHLFLVSTRAGSLGINLVGANRAIVFDASWNPCHDTQAVCRVYRYGQKKPCYVYRLVTDNCLERKIYDRQISKQGMADRVVDQCNPDAHLSLKEATTLSWDWEEDSQVQDFSSAKNDYTDEIMHCVLERHSSLLTKQPFHHESLLVDRKDKKLSQAEKRLARRGYELEKMAANCSKPSYNYVPGNTATRAGGLQIRAIRGGDTGVAPKPVASVRPMQQRGAENLGTRGIVGSRWIPAEVWQRQGMSAQEMTLPLDVVIPTNSPDKSSIVLKSGQRVMVLKSPKGIYMQLESGKIIAIRTALKINQQKRDEEPKKAQRNMKPEVSFPLRNNSAISIIPKVGGNSTPAPRIPPRPNSGVGYRSQSDRELTKRSRAIPTPAMKVNLNNQVSLQRIAKGKLDSLDHSSVGENSNSSDSQPRTDQRVEEVRLEDIVAEANSNSAFSPSNQSRATNSDTESGVQKRFDGKTHDYGMSPMSAGKTSECVLSQHGDIESEIISKDDKTYRAASETKESESSLPSSNYHHQYSGQVNKNDNDEIIIEGPSEIPSQSPSLSNQSMQQQQQKLQEQSLQQQKPLQQQPLQSQQSVQQQQPVQQQPLQQHQLMQQPLQQQQPVQQQLPIQQQPLQQPLQSQPLQPQPLQSQQQQHQHQLQYPQHHPQQQQQQQQQQQSQQHPQEIHPARSLLRPQSHNQKPSEISKNLMDSSEPVPAFSGTNVASVKDRGPDLQEIPAGESHALPQAYPYTQYPRYYDYPDPRSRSMTAPYGSYFPNVSPTHSTNPRSSEVTKLQPEVVKPSEERMPIPTPAVYSQSPSTVIPPLPPPIESSEAKNPDAISTIAIPTTTPSRTDPHISTAFSHPSSNRYTGAYPSAPYNPYSQHYPAAPNSSGSYPPSGAPGYAAYGGPAYNADYAHMYSAFHGPPPAADPYIHRGYAPSSSTHPPNYYSPFSHPPPPPYPNYSFLPPYPNPNMPNMPSESQPPAQ, encoded by the exons ATGTCAAACAGTTTGGATAGTTTTTTAACTCGCATAGGAGATGTTACTATTGAACGAGTTACACCTCGAGGAAACTCTCGATCCTCTGATCGAGGAGATTGTTTTAATGATAGTAGTAAACCAAGtgttagtaatttaaatagcaGATCTCTGAGCGACAGGGACTCTGAGGAAACAGGTGGAGAAAGTGATGGAGagcaagagaaaaaaaatgaaccgaTGGCGCCTGATgatcttgatgaaattcattcAGAAGGATCTGGAGATGATATGGATTTAGATGAAACTATTGATACTGAAATTGGTGTAAGAATGGACTCTGAAAGACAAAACTCAGAGTCATCGTGTCAGGATGATGATGTAGAGGCTGTCAATATATTGGACACTCTTCCGTTGGAAG gtgCTCCAATAGAAGGTCAGGAAGTAACAGAAGCAGATTTGCTTGGTAAGTCTCTTATGAAAGATGACGATATTGAAAGTATGGACAATGATAATATTCAATCAGAAACACAATCTGGCGATGAGGAGGATGATGAGGGCAGTAAGAGGAGAGGGGAAGACACGAGTGATTCTGATCcggtcaaaaaaaaacaaaaaaaagacgaTAGCTCTGATGATCCTGAGTGTGAGTTAaagtctgaaaaaaaattagctaaTATGAGGCGAAACATCCGGGAAGTAATGGATGAGACACAATTGGATGAGGCAACACTTGCAGCCCAACGCCAGGAAATGGAGCGACTGCGTCGAGTTCAGgagcaacaaaaaattatacgcgaGGTACAACGTCAAATAGCTATAAATCgtcacaataataaaaatcaatcacGCGTAATAAGTCTACttcaaggaaaaaataatgatattagtACTTCAATACCTGAATCTTCCTCATCTTCATCATCACAGGTTAAATTGCCGAGCACCGTTCTGTTGAAAGTTAATTCAAACAGTGGATCTGGAGCGCAAATGTCTTCTGGAGGATCAGCTGGTCAGAGTTCAAGAAGGCCAATGGAAAGTTCACGATGGCCAAAAGGAGGCAGAGGTGGTTATCAAGGTATGCAAACATCAATATCACGTCTTTCTAATCGATCATCACCTGGACAAACTGTATTGCAACAGAGAATCAGGATGATGACTCCATCAGTGAGTATTTCACCTGTGGTTCCTAAAAAAGAACCCTGTGATAggtcttattattattcagaTTCTGATGTTTCGGAAGCTGAAATTGATGATACAGGTTATGATAAAGAATTACATTCATTACACAAGATATCAAGTACACCCAAGCCACAAAAACCAGCAAAAGGTAAAGATGTTGTTACTATCTCTAGTTCAAGCGAGAGCTCTGATGATGACTGTATAGTTCTGAGTGATCCTAGTGGTGGCGAAGAGACTGATAATGAAGATGATCCTTCTAATTCTGGGATGCATACAAATGATCGTTACAATGTTCCTGATGAGCATGGTCGTGTATTGGTCAATGTTGGTCATCCAGATACTGAACCTGATGTCTTTTTAGCTCCTCAAGTAGCTCGTGTTATTAAACCCCATCAAATCGGTGGAATTAGATTTCtttttgataatattgttGAAAGTATTGAACGATATAACGGTAGTTCCGGTTTCGGTTGTATTCTTGCACACAGTATGGGTCTTGGAAAAACACTTCAGGTTGCAAGTTtttgtgatatattttttcgttgtACCCCTGCTAAAACAGTTCTTTGTATTATGCCAATAAATACTCTGCAAAATTGGTTAGCTGAATTTAACATGTGGCTGCCGTATGAAGATCCGAATGCTGTTAAATCTGACGTGCtttcaaataatcaaaaatccGAGTCTAGTGGAGTTGATGTAAAACATGAAGTTAAggaagaaaattcaaatcaaactGATATATCATCAACTGTATCGTCTAGGCCTATAAGTACAGAATCAGCTCATCGTTCTGTGTCAGATAGTTCCTCACAAATGCCAATGATGATGACCGGAAATTCATTTGGCAATTCAACTTACGATAGTCACAATATTTcgacaaattattatcataatgaCCCGGTAAATAAAACTGGTGCGAATCTCAATACTCCTAATCATCCAAGTTATGGTAATACACCTCCGAATCCGATCTATTCAATGAATTTAGGACAAATCGATAATTCAACACCCATGAAAAAAGAAACTGATTGTCATAATTCTAGTAATACTACTCCAGGTTCAAATACAAGTTatgtaattgataataacAGTCAGTCATCGAGTAACATACATGGGCaagttgaaaatttgatgCAAGGCCCATTATTTCCGGGTGTTGATAGCAGTCATAATCCATCAATGAgttcaatgataaataatgaagCTCCTCAAGTTCCTGGTTACTCGGATTATCAAAATATGCAGAATAATCAATTCTATGGAAACAATTCACAATCACCAGTGCCGatgaaagaagaaataaaaacagaATTTATGCATGAGCATGAAGTCAAGATAAAAGAAGAGCCTAAAGAAGCAACGACAAAGGAAGAAAGTATGTCATCTAATAAAGAAGAAgcaaatgatgataaaaaatcaactcCCAAAGTATCAACACCTTTTAGTGTTGACGCATCTGTTGGAATGGAAATACGTCCTAGACATTTTAAACTGCACATACTCAATGACTCACACAAAAATATGGCTGCTCGTGCTAGAGTTATTCAAGATTGGCAAAAAAATGGGGGTGTTCTGTTGATTGGATATGAATTATACAGACAATTATCGTTAAAGAAACCTAACAAGGGAAAAAGAAAACGTGGTCAGCCACTCAAAGATACTATTGATATTGAAgaagaagataaaaataaaggtCTATTAGATGATATGCATGCTGCCCTTGTAAATCCAGGTCCTGATTTAGTAATATGTGACGAAGGTCatcgaattaaaaattctcatgCAAGTATTAGTATGGCATTGAAACAAATGCGAACAAAACGTAGAATTGTTCTTACGGGTTATCCATTGCAGAATAATTTACTTGAGTATTGGTGCATGGTAGATTTTGTCAGACCAAATTATTTAGGATCTAAAAGTGAATTTTGTAATATGTTCGAACGACCGATTCAAAATGGACAGTGTATTGATTCAACACCTCAAGATATTAGACTGATGAGATACCGCGCTCACGTATTACATGCACTTTTGGAAGGATTTGTTCAACGTCGGTCTCATTCGGTACTTCAAGTATCTCTTCCTAGAAAAGAAGAGTATATTTTCCTTGTTCGAATGACTCCGTTTCAACGTAAATTGTATGATACTTTTAtgaatcaagttttaaaaaCCCGGGCTGTCCCTAATCCGCTGAAAGCTTTTGCTGTTTGCTGTAAAATTTGGAATCATCcggatattttatttcattttcttcgTAAACGGCAAGCTAATGAAGAAGACGATTTAGATTTAGAAGAAACAATGGCTGAGAAAGCTAATTCTGGAGGTAAACGAACTAAAGCACGACAGACTAAAGGAGAATCAAAAAGaggtaaaaaagtaaatgctactattaaaaataaaccagcGGCTAGTGTGCCACCAAATTCATCATTGTCATCAACAAGCAATGAAACAGCAACACTTGATAATTCACAGTCTGATACTAaagataattatcataatttttctcaacaaaatattaattcaaattttacaaatcCCGGACAGCAAAATTCATACtctcaaaattatcaaaatttccgacctaatagtcaaaataattattatcgtaaTGATCAGTCTAGTGGAGAatacaacaattattataataatcaagGACAACAGGGCTTCCCTAATCAAGCTCCATCATTTCAATCTTATCAGTCGAATAatcttaattataatcaaacaccaaatttttctcaaaatcaACCACAAGTTTTTAATCCTAGAAATGAACAaactaatactaataataataataataataatagcaataacaataatagtaatagtaatagtagtaataataataataatagtaacagtggtaataataatagtaataataataataataataataataatagtaataataacgttaataacaataataatacacaGAAGTATCCACTGCATCAATCGAATTCTGATTTCAATAATGATCAGagtaatactaataattatggTGTATTTCCTAGACACCCTTATGGTTTTCAAGAGCAAAACAGAAATTAtcctcaaaatttgaatcagtCATTTCCTCAAAATACTGGACAGCCgcctaattataaaaattcagtatCAAATCAATCAGCAAATATGACAATACCTGATTATTCTTATGGACAACCCAATCAatcacaaaattatttacctgGAGCTGCAGCCAACAATACGCCACAAATTTACACtcaaaatcaatcagaaaatcaATCAATCCAAAATCAACCAGTAGGTTACTCTTCAAATCAACAAAATCCAACGACTTCCCAACCACTTCCTTCTCAAACTGGTTATATAGGAAATCAAGGTGGTCATGTAAATCAACAGAATCCAAATCCATTGATACCAAATACAGGACATGGATACCCTCCACCAGGTCGTATGAATCCGTCAACCCACTCGACTCAAAATCCACCACAAGGAAATACTTTAAATCAGATGACTTCAAATTTACCCAATCATACTCAGCCGCTTTATCCCtctaattcaattaattcttCTAATCAGCCTACGTCAAGTGCAATGCCGCCGAATCAACCACATGGATACATAACTAGCCAACAACAAAATCAAACCCATGGATATCAAGCTTCGCCACAGCAAAATCAATACACTACTCAACAAGGTCCAGCTTCATATCCACCAAATCAACAGCCACCAGGTCCAATTCCACCAGCGCAAACACACAGTTTTCCAACATCAGCTGATCAAAGATCACCTTCGAAACAAGGATATCCACCAAATCACATTGTCCCAGCAGGAACTCAGGGAAATTCTTATCCACCTCTACCCCAGCAGTGTCAGATGCCACCATCAGTCAATCAAAGCcatatttattcaacaaacCAACAAGCCCAACTTTCTTCAACTCAAAATCAATCACACAGATATTCTAGCAGTTCTCAAAATCCAGGTTCATTACCACCTAATCAACCTATGGGTTATACTAATCCTGGTAAACATTCTACGGGCCCTCCTTCTATAGGGCAAGAAgatcaacaaaatttaactGATAATTATCACGTCAATCAAACACAGCAACAGAATCCCGAGATAACTAATTATCCTACAGACagtaataatcaaaatcaatataaaaaacaagGTGACAATTATCCATGGCAAGGAAGTTACTCTCAATCTATACGACAAGATCAGTGCAATAATCAGTATTTTAGAGATTCAAATCCGAATcgttatgataataattattttccatcaCAGCAAAATTACGACCAAAATTCGTCATATGATTACAGTGCTGGTAATAGTGGAAATGTTAATATTCCAACAAACAAAGATGGCATTACACAATCTGGATTGATGGGTcgtaatcaaaaaattaacagtGGCTATGAAAAGAATCCAAAAGATGCGGGTACTATTAATGCTGGTATACAAAATCAACCTCAgtctcaaaatattaattcaaatactaATTATACTGGTAGTAATGACGGCAGTAATATTTCTAAACAAAATATGAATCCATTTCAAGgggttaataataattgtcacaATTCTTTTGAATCAATAAAAGAAGAAGATAAAGACAAAGATGAAATATCACAGttagataaagataaagaagATAAATCAGATGATGAAATTTTGGCAAAAGACGAAGAAAAGGATCCGAAAAATTCACCAGTTGGAAAAGAAGACGTTGGTATACCGTATGAGTGGGCAACGGAGCTTATGAAAGGATACGTTCCAGGATTAATTGATGCTTCCGCAAAAATGacactatttttttgtattcttgAAGAAGCGATACTTATTGGCGATCGTGTTCTAGCTTTTTCTCAATCGCTATTTACACTGAATCTTATTGAAGATTTTTTAgctagaaataattttaaatatgctGATGGTCAAACAGATGCGTGGGTTagaaatgttaattattatagattAGATGGAAGTACAAGTGCGTTGGagagagaaaaattaataaatgaatttaatcaaaatccAAAGATTCATCTCTTTTTGGTATCAACGCGAGCCGGCTCGTTGGGTATCAATCTTGTTGGAGCAAACAGAGCAATTGTATTTGATGCTTCATGGAATCCTTGTCATGATACACAAGCGGTGTGTCGTGTATACAGATATGGTCAAAAAAAACCTTGTTATGTATATCGTCTCGTTACTGATAATTGTTtagagagaaaaatatatgatcgACAAATAAGTAAACAAGGAATGGCCGATCGTGTTGTAGATCAGTGTAATCCAGATGCACATTTGTCTTTAAAAGAAGCAACAACTTTATCATGGGATTGGGAAGAGGATAGTCAAGTTCAAGACTTTTCTTCGGCGAAAAATGATTATACTGATGAAATAATGCATTGTGTTTTGGAGCGTCACTCTTCATTACTCACAAAACAACCATTTCATCATGAAAGTCTTCTTGTTGATcgcaaagataaaaaattgagtCAAGCTGAAAAACGTCTTGCTCGACGTGGTTATGAACTTGAAAAGATGGCAGCTAATTGTTCTAAACCAAGTTATAATTATGTCCCTGGAAATACTGCAACTCGtg CTGGTGGATTACAAATACGAGCTATACGTGGAGGTGATACAGGTGTCGCACCAAAACCTGTTGCATCAGTTAGACCAATGCAACAACGTGGTGCTGAAAATCTTGGAACTCGAGGTATTGTTGGTAGCCGATGGATTCCTGCAGAAGTATGGCAACGACAAGGCATGAGTGCACAAGAAATGACTTTACCACTAGACGTCGTCATTCCAACAAATTCACCAGATAAAAGTAGTATTGTATTGAAGTCTGGTCAACGAGTGATGGTTTTAAAGAGTCCGAAGGGAATTTATATGCAATTAGAGTCTGGAAAAATAATAGCTATTCGAactgcattaaaaataaatcaacaaaaaCGTGACGAAGAACCAAAAAAag CCCAAAGAAATATGAAACCAGAAGTTAGTTTTCCATTGAGAAACAATTCAGCGATTTCAATAATTCCAAAAGTAGGTGGTAATTCAACACCAGCACCTCGAATACCACCTAGACCGAACAGTGGTGTGGGCTATAGATCACAATCTGATAGAGAATTGACGAAACGATCAAGAGCTATCCCTACGCCTGCCATGAaagttaatttgaataatcaaGTTTCACTTCAGCGAATCGCAAAAGGTAAACTTGATTCACTGGATCATTCATCCGTtggagaaaattcaaattcatcaGATAGTCAACCACGTACAGATCAACGAGTTGAAGAAGTTAGATTAGAAGATATAGTAGCTGAagcaaattcaaattctgcTTTTAGTCCTTCAAATCAAAGTCGTGCAACTAATTCAGATACTGAATCTggtgtacaaaaaagatttgacGGAAAGACACATGATTATGGAATGAGTCCGATGTCAGCTGGTAAAACAAGTGAATGTGTACTAAGTCAACATGGCGACATTGAATCTGAGATTATTTCTAAAGATGATAAAACTTATAGAGCAGCAAGTGAAACTAAAGAATCTGAAAGTTCATTACCAAGTtcaaattatcatcatcagtATTCAGgccaagtaaataaaaatgataatgacgaaattattattgaggGACCATCTGAAATTCCATCTCAATCACCGTCACTTTCTAATCAATCGAtgcaacagcaacaacaaaaattacaggAACAATCTTTACAGCAACAAAAACCACTGCAGCAGCAACCCCTACAGTCACAACAATCGGTCCAGCAGCAACAACCGGTACAACAACAGCCGCTACAGCAACATCAGCTAATGCAACAGCCGCTACAGCAACAACAGCCGGTACAACAGCAACTGCCAATACAGCAACAACCACTGCAGCAGCCTTTGCAGTCACAACCGCTACAACCGCAACCACTACAGTCACAGCAACAGCAGCACCAGCACCAGCTACAGTATCCACAACATCATCCtcagcaacaacagcaacaacaacaacagcagcagtcGCAACAACATCCCCAAGAGATTCATCCAGCTCGGTCACTTTTAAGACCTCAATCACATAATCAGAAACCTTCCGAAATTTCAAAGAACTTGATGGACTCTAGTGAACCAGTACCTGCATTCTCTGGTACAAATGTCGCTTCTGTTAAAGATCGAGGTCCAGATCTACAAGAAATTCCTGCAGGAGAGTCTCATGCGCTCCCTCAAGCTTATCCATACACTCAGTATCCAAGATATTATGACTATCCAGATCCACGATCACGAAGTATGACTGCACCCTACGGATCTTATTTTCCGAATGTTTCACCAACGCATTCAACAAATCCTCGGTCATCAGAAGTTACAAAACTGCAACCTGAAGTTGTTAAACCTTCAGAAGAAAGAATGCCGATACCGACACCTGCAGTATACTCTCAATCTCCAAGTACAGTTATTCCACCACTGCCTCCTCCTATTGAATCAAGTGAAGCCAAAAATCCAGATGCTATATCTACGATCGCGATTCCGACAACTACACCAAGTAGAACTGATCCACATATATCAACAGCTTTTAGTCATCCATCTAGCAACAGATACACGGGAGCTTATCCATCAGCACCATACAATCCATACTCTCAACACTATCCAGCAGCTCCGAATTCATCTGGATCGTATCCACCTAGTg gcgcTCCAGGATATGCAGCATACGGTGGACCAGCTTATAATGCAGATTACGCTCATATGTATTCAGCATTTCATGGCCCTCCTCCTGCAGCAGATCCTTACATACATCGTGGTTACGCTCCATCATCTTCAACTCACCCGCCGAATTATTATTCACCATTTTCTCATCCACCACCTCCTCCTTATcctaattattcatttttaccaCCATATCCCAATCCAAATATGCCAAATATGCCTAGTGAGTCACAACCACCTGCTCAGTAG